The following DNA comes from Ruficoccus amylovorans.
GGCGAAAGACGCGCCCGAAGTGGCTCTGATCCTGAAACCCAACCTGATAGCAGACCTGGCTGATGTTGAAGCGTCCGGATTGGAGCAGGCGCCGGGCACAGGCGACGCGCACACGCAGCAGGTACTGGTGAAAGCCCAGTCCCGTCTGCGCCTTGAAAAGCCGTCCGAGATGGTCCGGATGACAGCCGAGCGAGTCAGCGGCATCGGCCAGCGTGAGCGCCTCCGCGTAGCGGTGCTGGATGAACTCGATGCCGGCCCGCACCAGCGGGGCGAGCTTGCGTTGTAGGCCCATGAACTGTGAACCGCTGGCACTGGAGTAGGTGAGGATATTCAATCCGCAGGCTTCGATCAGGCGCAGGCTTAGCTCGCGCACGAGCATGAGCGTGCGCTGGTGATGGCCAAGCTCCTCGACGGTGACGCGCGGCACGGTCTCCAAGATTCGCAGGTAGGGCTCAGGGGCCTGCCGCAAGCGGCGGCACTGGCGGTAGATGTTGGCCTTGGCTACGACCTCCGTGCCACAGACCACGACCGAGCCGAAGTAAAACACCCCGAGCAACCGGCCGTGGCGGGCGAGCGGCTCGGCCAGGTCGGTCAGACCCAGCCGGCACTGCCCGCCGAGCCCTCCGTTCCGCCGCCGCACCCGGCGGTTGACCGCGAGCTTGTTGCGGATGCAGGCGGCGTGGCCCTCGGCGGTGCTTTTGGCCAGGGTGCAAAAGGCGCAGTCGTGCACGCGGAAGCGCGGCTCCAGCCGCAGGTCCGGGTGGTCGAGGGTGATGCCCGAGAGGTCTTCGAAGAGGATTTTCAGCCCCGTCCGTTGCGCGGTCAATTCCAGCAACTGATTGAAGACCGAATTGAGGTCGCCGGGGATGGCGCGTTGCGCGATCCCGTCCGGGAGTGCGGGGAAGCCCGGCCCTGGGCGACGGGCGGTCATTTTGCGGCGGGCGAAGGAGAGGCGTCCGGGCTGAGGGTGATTTTCAACAGCGCGTCACTCTGCGCCGGCCACTTGAAGGCCACGGTGTGGGAGCCGTCGCTCTCCGGTGTGAGGCTGTGCGTGAGCGAATGGGTCTCGTCGCCGTAAAAGGCGAGGATCTCAGCGGTGACCGGGCCCCGCAGACCGGAGACGTTGACCTGATAGCGTTTCCATGAGACCTCGGCGGGATAGTCGCCTGCCACGGGGACGTAGAGGCGGACGGTGTCGCCGTCGCGGCAGGCTACACTGTAGCCTAGGCCGGGCCCCTTCTCGGTTACGCTCAGGCGTTCGCCCTGGTAATCCTTCCAGAACTTGAACGCCTCGACCACCGGACGGGGTTGACCGTCGGGCGCCCACGGGCAGAAGTCACTCTCCCACCAGCCGATGCAGAAGTATTGCGCGGCGGCGACATCGCGGGCGGCGAAGAGGCCGAGATTGAGGGCGGTGATCAGGCTCTGCTCGGCGAAGGAGACACCGCGTTGCGTGAAGTCCTCGTGCATGAGCGCGTTGTATTCGGTGATCAGGATGGGTTTCTCCGTCTGGAGCTGCTCGCGCATGATCGCCCGCATGCGGGCGAGGGCGTCGTCCACCGCGCCGTTGGCGGGGTTTCCGTAGTAGGTGTGGATGGCGGCAAAGTCCATCACCTCGCCCACGCCGTAGTCGGTGATGAGCGGAGCCCACCACTTGCGGATGCCTCCGCGCCACGGGTCGGCCATGCCGCCGGTTCCCACGAGGATGGTCGGGTCCACGGCTTTCATCTTGCGCACGGCGGCGTGAAAGAGCTGGGCGTAGCGTTCGGAGCCGCTGTTCCAGGGCTGCTTGAACCAGAAGGTCGGGCTGTCGGGCTCGTTCCAGATTTCCCAGTAGCGGATGCCGGCCTTGTTTTCGATATTGGCGTGACGGACGACGGCGGCAGCGTGGTCACTCCAGTCTTCGATGAAAAACTCCCAGTCCTCGGGCTCGGTCGTGCCCTCGCCGAGCATCCACGGGGCATAGTTGCTGAGCGTGCACACACCGGTGATGTTGTTCTCCTTGAGCCAGACGAGCCACTGATCGAACTCTTCCCAGTGCCACTGGCCGGGCTCGGGCTGAATCTTACGGGCGGAGGCATCGCCGGGGCTGGCCTCACGGTTGCTGCTGAGGCCGAGTTCCTCGTAGGCGTCGGTGTGCTGCCGGAAGTCCAGGTAGCATCCGCCGAAGATGAGGCGGTTGACCGGGGTACCGGGATCCGCGGCGTTTACGCTCAGGGTGATCTCCTGGGCGGCGTTGAGCAGGGGGGCGGAGGCGCCCAGGGTGAGGGCGCAGCATAAGGCGAGGGAAGGATTTTTCACTGTGGAAACGGATGGGTGGGTTATTGCGGGTCGAGTTCGATGTAAAAGACGTTGCGGCGCAGGGTGGCGGGCACGCGGATAAGGGTGCCCGCCGCGTCGGGGCGGACATCCAGCGCGGGCGGACTCCACTGCAGGTACGAGCGCACCTGCGAGCCGGTGCCGTTGCGGCCCAGCCAGGCATCGAGGAGCCGGGCGCTGCGGGCGCTCACCCCGGCGGGCAGGATAATCTCCAGATCGTCGCGGGCATGAGTGTCGGTGGAGTGAACGGCCAGGATGCGCCGCTCCCCGGCGCGCAGGGCGCAGACCGAGACGGGGCCGGATTGACCCGAGCCGAGCGGGCTGAGCGGCCCAAAGCCCAGGATGTCGTAAAAGGCGTCGAGAGCTTCGCCGTGCGGATACGTCAGACCGCAGTGGCCGTCGCGCCCGGTGATCAGGTGCATGCCGGGCTCACCGTGGCCGCCCCCGGCGCAGGCGCGGTACAGGTCGTACCAGAAAAGCCGGTAGCGCTCCGGCTCGGCCCCGTGCGTGAGCAGCCAGTACAGCAGGCGCGGGAGCAGCCGTGGCACGTAATCGGGGGTACGGGTGGTGTTGCCGAACTCGGTCATCCACAACTGGCGGACGCGTCCGTCGCGGACGTAATGCTCGTGCAGGTAGTCGAAAACGTCTGTTTCGGCGTAGTGGACGGTGAGGATGTCGATGTGTTTCCACAGCTCGTTATAGCCCAGCCAGTCCTCCATGTCGCGGTAGAGGTAGTGCGAGCGGGAGTCCTCGTGCAGGTTGGCCCAGCCGCCGAAGACTGCCTTGCCGCCGTGCTCGCGGATGATCCGTGAACTGGGGATAAAGACGCGGTCGATGAACTCCTCGTGCGACCCGAGCCAGTAGCCCTTACTGTTGGGCTCATTCCAGATCTGCCAGTGTGAGATGTTCCAGGGCGGG
Coding sequences within:
- a CDS encoding helix-turn-helix domain-containing protein; this encodes MTARRPGPGFPALPDGIAQRAIPGDLNSVFNQLLELTAQRTGLKILFEDLSGITLDHPDLRLEPRFRVHDCAFCTLAKSTAEGHAACIRNKLAVNRRVRRRNGGLGGQCRLGLTDLAEPLARHGRLLGVFYFGSVVVCGTEVVAKANIYRQCRRLRQAPEPYLRILETVPRVTVEELGHHQRTLMLVRELSLRLIEACGLNILTYSSASGSQFMGLQRKLAPLVRAGIEFIQHRYAEALTLADAADSLGCHPDHLGRLFKAQTGLGFHQYLLRVRVACARRLLQSGRFNISQVCYQVGFQDQSHFGRVFRRLSGCTPSQYLHQHRGGRNEGSPSPA
- a CDS encoding beta-galactosidase; the encoded protein is MHDPAPPLPLCSLHWRANEGLPPQAWMDTDTAHLNRTIGKYILCGNASLLADTLPAPEADGERDFLRLPLGTTMAGETLGLCLLQRIPQYFPGAGFYARLTGPDGNDIHAEHSWDAHTPGGYLTAELPVRTCGPLWLTLGLRGRIRLILDDIRVALAPLTAPVSEPVRVALQASATAAAWQPSLDELMGFNTHGYYAEELRWIYERWRIGWVRNGSFVWSAIEPEDGRFEFSRSDHELEAVQRFGLNVIAGVGRTTPWASSDPAERALPSGSLGKAPPRDYERFYRYVRATVERYSRPPWNISHWQIWNEPNSKGYWLGSHEEFIDRVFIPSSRIIREHGGKAVFGGWANLHEDSRSHYLYRDMEDWLGYNELWKHIDILTVHYAETDVFDYLHEHYVRDGRVRQLWMTEFGNTTRTPDYVPRLLPRLLYWLLTHGAEPERYRLFWYDLYRACAGGGHGEPGMHLITGRDGHCGLTYPHGEALDAFYDILGFGPLSPLGSGQSGPVSVCALRAGERRILAVHSTDTHARDDLEIILPAGVSARSARLLDAWLGRNGTGSQVRSYLQWSPPALDVRPDAAGTLIRVPATLRRNVFYIELDPQ